Proteins encoded within one genomic window of Rubritalea squalenifaciens DSM 18772:
- the phnW gene encoding 2-aminoethylphosphonate--pyruvate transaminase: protein MSNSIDSTSLENPYILLTPGPLSTSPTVRATLVRDWCTWDDDYNLGVVTPIREGLVNLASSIAPEKFTSILMQGSGTFSVESMIGSVVPETGKLLVLANGAYGDRLAKIAQYLKINHIVHDSGELERPDLEKLEKALDADAEISHVVVVHNETTTGMMNPLEDIARLVKNAGRIFMVDSMSAFGGVPLDMEELQIDFLVSSANKCIQGVPGFGFILCRISELEKTQGIARSLSLDLYAQWRGMEDGHGKWRFTSPTHVTRAFYQAMMELEEEGGVAARYKRYCENQRRLVTGMERLGFRCVLPEAYQGPIITGFHEPDDETYTFQKFYDLLKEKGFVIYPGKVTGIDSFRIGTIGHVFPEDIDRLIEAVSESMYWTKSGAAL from the coding sequence ATGAGTAATTCGATTGATTCTACTTCCCTAGAGAATCCTTACATTTTGCTGACTCCGGGGCCACTATCTACTAGTCCAACAGTCAGAGCCACCTTGGTACGTGATTGGTGTACTTGGGACGATGATTACAATCTGGGAGTGGTGACTCCCATTCGTGAGGGGCTCGTGAACTTGGCATCCTCAATAGCGCCGGAGAAATTCACTTCTATTTTGATGCAGGGAAGTGGAACTTTTTCGGTGGAGAGTATGATTGGTTCTGTGGTGCCGGAAACAGGTAAACTCCTAGTACTTGCCAATGGGGCTTATGGTGACCGTCTTGCGAAGATTGCCCAGTACCTGAAGATCAATCACATCGTGCATGACAGTGGGGAACTTGAGAGGCCGGATCTGGAGAAGCTGGAAAAGGCTCTTGATGCGGATGCTGAGATCTCTCACGTAGTGGTCGTGCATAATGAGACAACCACGGGCATGATGAATCCATTGGAAGATATTGCGCGGCTTGTCAAAAATGCAGGTAGAATTTTTATGGTGGATAGCATGAGCGCTTTCGGCGGTGTGCCTCTGGACATGGAAGAGCTGCAGATCGACTTTCTCGTCTCCAGTGCGAATAAATGCATACAAGGTGTGCCAGGGTTTGGCTTTATTCTCTGCCGCATTTCAGAGCTTGAGAAAACGCAAGGCATAGCGCGTTCACTCAGTCTCGACCTTTATGCTCAGTGGCGAGGGATGGAGGATGGACATGGAAAGTGGAGATTTACCAGTCCGACTCATGTGACCCGAGCCTTCTATCAGGCGATGATGGAACTTGAGGAAGAGGGCGGAGTTGCTGCCCGGTATAAGCGCTATTGTGAGAACCAACGCAGGCTGGTGACTGGCATGGAGAGGCTTGGCTTCCGCTGTGTACTGCCGGAGGCCTATCAAGGTCCGATCATCACTGGATTCCATGAGCCTGATGATGAAACGTATACCTTCCAGAAGTTTTACGATCTTCTCAAAGAGAAGGGCTTTGTGATCTATCCTGGTAAGGTGACGGGTATCGATTCCTTCCGTATAGGCACGATCGGTCACGTCTTCCCAGAGGATATTGACCGCTTGATCGAGGCAGTTTCTGAATCCATGTACTGGACGAAGTCTGGCGCAGCGCTCTAA
- a CDS encoding AAA family ATPase — MNEEQELNTTTETAYTPQSSYNPPVTETRSVEIVNKIREQLLKVVFGQKHVVDQVIATFLAGGHVLLEGKPGLGKTHMVVALAHTFGGAFRRIQFTPDLMPSDVTGFTLFDMKSQTFQVRRGPVFTSLLLADEINRAPAKTQAALLEVMQERQVTIDGETMKLDPPFMTLATQNPIEQEGTYPLPEAQLDRFLMKVIIDYPNHADEAEVVRQVTGSQGLKAEAVEQICSPQEIIDAQKEAAAIRCVDEVVAYAVNITRATRSAQGISLGAGTRGAISLVRVAKSYALMQGRDFVIPDDIKAASLPVLRHRVQLAPELAISGQNVDDAITAIVASVEAPRQ, encoded by the coding sequence ATGAACGAAGAACAGGAACTTAACACCACCACTGAAACTGCCTATACTCCTCAGAGTAGCTACAATCCGCCAGTAACGGAAACTCGCTCTGTGGAAATCGTGAACAAGATTCGCGAGCAGCTATTGAAAGTCGTGTTCGGTCAGAAGCACGTGGTGGATCAGGTGATTGCCACCTTCCTTGCTGGCGGGCATGTTCTGTTGGAGGGTAAGCCTGGTCTCGGCAAAACCCACATGGTGGTGGCTTTGGCTCACACCTTTGGTGGGGCGTTTCGCAGAATCCAGTTCACACCGGACTTGATGCCTTCAGATGTCACCGGCTTCACTTTGTTCGACATGAAGAGTCAGACCTTCCAGGTTCGCCGTGGACCAGTATTTACGAGTCTCTTGCTTGCCGATGAGATTAACCGTGCACCAGCCAAGACTCAGGCCGCGCTGCTAGAAGTAATGCAGGAGCGTCAGGTAACCATCGATGGTGAGACCATGAAGCTGGATCCTCCATTCATGACCCTCGCGACACAGAACCCGATCGAGCAGGAGGGTACCTATCCTCTGCCAGAGGCTCAGTTGGACCGTTTCTTGATGAAGGTGATCATTGATTACCCGAATCACGCCGATGAAGCCGAGGTAGTGCGCCAAGTGACCGGAAGTCAGGGGCTCAAGGCTGAAGCTGTGGAGCAGATTTGTTCACCTCAGGAGATCATTGATGCGCAAAAAGAGGCGGCTGCGATCCGCTGCGTTGATGAAGTCGTGGCTTATGCCGTTAATATTACCAGAGCAACACGTTCCGCTCAGGGCATCAGCCTGGGTGCGGGGACTCGTGGTGCTATTAGCTTGGTTCGAGTCGCCAAGTCCTATGCTCTGATGCAGGGCCGTGATTTTGTGATTCCAGATGATATCAAGGCGGCATCTTTGCCGGTACTGCGTCACCGGGTTCAGCTAGCGCCAGAATTGGCGATCAGCGGGCAAAATGTGGATGATGCGATTACTGCGATTGTGGCTAGTGTAGAAGCGCCTCGCCAATAA
- a CDS encoding ABC transporter ATP-binding protein translates to MLSIESISIESGQFKLKDISFTVESGTCTSLMGPSGSGKTTIMEAICGLRKITSGTILLNNQDITHLRPSERKLSIVPQDNALFPHLTVREHLAFGPSIQKWNQSEIDQRINHLAEGMSISHLLDRYPSNLSGGEAKRVALGRALATRPALLCLDEALTGLDDDTHDEILSLLKDSIQNEGITALHITHSMKEATQLSDKVIKLGDLQPNQAP, encoded by the coding sequence ATGTTAAGCATCGAAAGCATCAGCATCGAATCCGGTCAGTTCAAATTGAAGGATATCTCCTTCACCGTAGAATCCGGCACCTGCACCTCACTGATGGGTCCCAGCGGTTCAGGTAAGACTACCATCATGGAGGCCATTTGCGGTCTGCGAAAAATCACTTCAGGCACCATTCTCCTGAATAACCAGGACATCACTCACCTGAGACCATCAGAAAGGAAGCTCTCCATTGTCCCTCAAGACAATGCCTTGTTTCCGCATCTCACAGTGAGAGAGCATCTGGCATTTGGCCCTAGCATCCAGAAGTGGAACCAATCTGAAATTGACCAGAGAATAAACCATCTGGCCGAAGGCATGTCCATCAGTCATCTGCTAGACCGCTATCCCTCCAACTTATCTGGAGGAGAAGCAAAACGCGTCGCTCTTGGCAGGGCCTTGGCTACACGCCCCGCACTGCTTTGCCTGGACGAAGCCCTGACTGGACTAGATGATGACACCCACGACGAAATACTAAGCCTACTCAAAGACTCTATTCAGAACGAAGGCATCACAGCTCTCCACATCACTCACAGCATGAAAGAGGCCACCCAGCTCTCAGACAAAGTCATCAAGCTGGGCGACCTACAACCTAACCAAGCACCTTAA
- a CDS encoding DUF4350 domain-containing protein, with amino-acid sequence MRCLTYLAVVIAALMVSGCDKGDYVIKERVLGYQGLARKNPYLAAELYLQASGIDASSMTGVVKMDVEEGLVFAPASTLRSTGDAERAIEWVVQGGHFVIFLQRAEDYWKDVGVGADHDPEWWNDEYDEQLGLKHLLEKLDLELVTVTNPPYLDIDLEEATEEGMSAREKTQRGLILPNAEVSRVDTGYDEFELLLGGTQRVKSANGLSYMDDWSDQGEEHSFYSRPYGGGRVTVISDGRVFRNPYLGMKDHAAMLDYLSDTSPPGKVVFSLGKVRSFMSMLMEYGWMAVFALLVLLALWLWKNLPNFGPKMDVVTGHFRSYEKQLLATGDFLWTHKKDDSLLNPLRNEVRRRCGAFGHDAIAEETLFENLHSSSGLSLELIQEAMTKTQVHDATTMVRITQNLQTILKSL; translated from the coding sequence ATGAGGTGTCTTACATATCTTGCCGTAGTGATCGCTGCATTAATGGTCTCTGGCTGTGATAAAGGCGACTATGTCATTAAAGAGCGAGTGCTGGGCTACCAGGGCTTGGCTCGTAAAAACCCATACCTAGCGGCTGAGCTGTATCTACAAGCGTCTGGTATAGACGCCAGCTCGATGACGGGAGTTGTCAAAATGGATGTAGAGGAGGGGCTTGTCTTTGCTCCTGCATCCACGCTCAGATCCACTGGGGACGCCGAACGAGCCATTGAATGGGTGGTACAAGGTGGACATTTTGTGATTTTCCTGCAGAGAGCTGAGGACTATTGGAAGGATGTAGGGGTAGGTGCCGATCATGACCCTGAGTGGTGGAATGATGAGTATGATGAGCAGTTAGGCTTGAAGCACCTGTTGGAAAAGCTCGATCTGGAGCTGGTGACGGTAACAAATCCCCCCTATTTGGACATCGATTTGGAGGAGGCTACCGAGGAGGGAATGAGCGCCCGGGAAAAGACACAACGTGGTCTCATCTTGCCGAACGCCGAGGTCTCTCGAGTTGACACAGGGTATGATGAATTTGAGCTACTGTTGGGAGGTACCCAGCGTGTGAAGTCTGCGAATGGTCTCAGTTACATGGATGATTGGAGTGACCAAGGCGAGGAACACAGCTTTTACAGCCGGCCTTATGGAGGTGGCCGCGTGACGGTGATTTCGGATGGTAGAGTCTTTCGTAACCCCTATCTTGGGATGAAAGATCACGCCGCGATGCTCGACTATTTGAGTGATACATCTCCACCGGGGAAGGTTGTATTCTCACTGGGGAAAGTACGCAGCTTCATGTCCATGTTGATGGAGTATGGCTGGATGGCGGTGTTTGCTCTCTTGGTGCTGTTGGCACTCTGGCTCTGGAAAAATCTACCTAACTTTGGTCCCAAGATGGATGTGGTGACCGGTCATTTCCGGAGCTATGAGAAGCAGCTCTTGGCGACAGGTGATTTCCTCTGGACTCACAAGAAAGACGATTCTCTGCTCAATCCACTCCGGAATGAAGTGAGACGCCGTTGCGGGGCATTCGGCCATGACGCTATCGCGGAAGAGACCCTTTTTGAAAACTTGCACAGCAGCTCAGGCCTGAGCCTGGAACTGATCCAGGAAGCCATGACCAAAACCCAAGTTCACGACGCCACCACGATGGTGCGCATTACCCAAAACCTTCAAACTATTCTCAAATCACTATGA
- a CDS encoding DUF58 domain-containing protein, with the protein MPFLTDSLAVGGFAGFLLGVSTYVGPVIAMILIWRYLKLKPSGLMLWCATIWLMVGVLASVFGEVEKAWWILAGLWALVALIDAIWIKLIPSVKVQRTLPGRFAIGVAGDVTLKVSNSSRWPLSAHLYDGLPEEGACELLPWSGTLPGKGYQEVTYPATLHERGMATFDEAHVQVSSPFRFWVKQQRIGEKEQSRVYPNYEPVIRFALLTMESSPEQMGIVMKNRVGLSKDFHQLRDYHLGDMLSQIDWKATSKRLSLISRDYQEQRDQNVILAIDCGRRMRAMDGEMPQFDHCLNAMLLLAYVALRQGDNVGILSFGGEERWLPPVKGVNSMTTILNHLYDYQTSTNPSDYAEAVEKLMVRQRRRALVVVLSNVRGEDGADLIQPLQMLRKRHVVMLANLREKEVVDAMEAPIATLDDALKFGATQRYLDDRRLVLNELNAHGIQTVDTTAKQLPVALANRYLATRQEV; encoded by the coding sequence ATGCCATTCTTGACTGATAGTCTAGCCGTGGGGGGCTTTGCTGGATTTCTGCTAGGTGTGTCTACCTATGTGGGGCCAGTCATCGCGATGATCCTAATCTGGCGGTACCTCAAGCTAAAGCCAAGTGGCTTGATGTTATGGTGTGCCACTATCTGGTTGATGGTGGGTGTGCTGGCTTCCGTTTTCGGTGAGGTGGAGAAGGCCTGGTGGATACTGGCAGGGCTCTGGGCCTTGGTAGCTCTGATCGACGCCATCTGGATCAAGCTCATCCCCTCAGTCAAAGTGCAGAGAACATTGCCAGGACGTTTTGCTATTGGGGTTGCGGGTGATGTGACTTTGAAGGTCAGTAATTCTTCCAGGTGGCCACTGTCGGCTCATCTTTACGACGGCTTGCCTGAAGAAGGGGCATGCGAACTCCTGCCTTGGTCTGGAACGCTACCAGGTAAGGGGTACCAAGAGGTTACTTACCCAGCTACTCTGCATGAAAGGGGAATGGCGACCTTTGATGAAGCTCACGTTCAGGTTAGTTCACCATTCAGATTCTGGGTCAAGCAGCAACGGATTGGTGAGAAAGAGCAAAGTCGAGTCTATCCTAACTATGAGCCAGTGATCCGCTTTGCATTACTGACCATGGAGAGTAGTCCCGAGCAGATGGGGATTGTGATGAAAAACCGTGTAGGGCTGAGTAAGGATTTTCATCAGCTTCGTGACTACCATTTGGGCGATATGCTCTCTCAGATTGACTGGAAGGCTACATCTAAAAGGCTCTCTTTGATTAGCCGCGATTATCAGGAACAACGTGACCAGAACGTGATTCTGGCCATTGATTGTGGTCGTAGGATGAGGGCCATGGATGGTGAGATGCCACAGTTTGATCATTGCTTGAATGCGATGCTCCTACTGGCATACGTTGCTCTGAGGCAGGGGGACAATGTGGGGATATTAAGTTTTGGAGGTGAGGAACGCTGGTTGCCGCCGGTGAAGGGTGTCAACTCCATGACCACGATCCTGAACCACCTCTATGACTATCAGACCTCGACTAATCCTAGTGATTACGCTGAGGCTGTCGAAAAGCTCATGGTGCGTCAAAGAAGGCGTGCACTGGTTGTGGTTCTCTCCAATGTGCGTGGGGAGGATGGTGCTGATTTGATCCAGCCACTTCAAATGCTACGTAAACGTCACGTGGTGATGTTGGCGAACTTGAGAGAGAAAGAGGTGGTGGATGCCATGGAGGCTCCAATTGCCACACTCGATGATGCGCTCAAATTTGGTGCTACTCAGCGATATCTGGATGACCGAAGACTCGTTCTCAATGAGCTGAATGCGCATGGGATTCAAACTGTGGATACGACTGCTAAGCAGCTTCCGGTTGCCTTGGCCAACCGCTATCTGGCGACTCGCCAAGAGGTCTAG
- a CDS encoding GcvT family protein, with translation MVQTLFDNTPVKANFEVPESDLPKSARVVIVGGGIAGASMAYLLAKQGWSDIVLLEQSKLASGTTWHSAGQVGQLRASSAQTKVNKASVEIFSSLKEDTGHDPGWLQCGGLQLASCDERMNQLQRNAAMADVFGVEAQMISAEECQQYWSMLNTGDLKGGIYLPGDGRVLPGECVISLAKGALQRGVKIIEGVEVSSLLYEDKGSGVKRITGVCTNKGEVKAEWVVLAGNMWMRQLAMTIGVDVPLYPCEHHYVITKPIEGVTRNSPCTRDPNAGLYFRALDDGGLKLGAFKKRSKPWQVGDKVPSQFAFDLLEPDWPDFEEPFADHMHRLKGISREDVVKFVNGPEAFTADNNFIMGEPFGTEGLFVLGGWNSAGIACSAGAAKYAVEWIENGGMTMDLGSVDIRRFMPFQNGRKYLQERVSEVLGLHYQMAWPGRQMETARNVRHSAFYEKHKSLNACFGETAGWERPLFYAPVDEKAEIEYSFLRQNWQKWTAEEVKSCRESVALLDQSTFAKYLFQGRDVVGILQWLCGANVDVEVCKTVYTGMFNERGTFESDLTLVRLAEDSYYIVTATGQQRKDFDWITRHIPEGSQAQLTDVTEQWSVVSVMGPNSRKVLERLSTADFSNEAFPFGVSREIHVGIHQVRAIRLTYVGELGWELHVPVAQASYVWDELMQAGREFGIKPAGNNAISTMRIEKAYRAYGHELSPDETPLMAGLSFAIDWDTDFLGKEALLQAKEKELSKRLVNFVLDDDSAVLWGNEPIYWGEHLVGYTTSAAYSPTLGRSIAMGYVSHPQGSAIKASDLKGADFSILNLGVKYPAKASLSPAYDPKRLKVLG, from the coding sequence ATGGTTCAGACATTGTTTGATAACACGCCGGTCAAAGCCAATTTTGAAGTTCCCGAGAGTGACCTTCCGAAGTCCGCTCGAGTGGTTATTGTGGGGGGAGGGATCGCGGGAGCTTCAATGGCTTATTTATTGGCGAAGCAAGGCTGGTCGGATATTGTCTTGCTAGAGCAAAGCAAATTGGCTTCGGGTACTACTTGGCATTCAGCCGGGCAGGTGGGGCAGCTACGGGCGAGTTCTGCCCAGACTAAGGTGAACAAAGCCTCGGTGGAGATTTTTTCATCGTTGAAAGAGGATACAGGTCATGACCCCGGCTGGTTGCAGTGCGGCGGTTTACAGCTCGCGTCATGTGATGAACGCATGAATCAGCTGCAGCGTAATGCCGCGATGGCAGATGTCTTCGGGGTGGAAGCCCAGATGATTTCGGCTGAAGAGTGTCAGCAATACTGGTCCATGCTCAATACAGGTGACTTAAAGGGGGGGATCTATCTGCCGGGAGACGGTAGAGTGCTTCCAGGAGAATGTGTTATATCATTGGCTAAAGGAGCCCTTCAGCGAGGTGTTAAGATCATTGAAGGCGTGGAAGTTTCGTCTTTGCTTTATGAGGATAAAGGTTCCGGGGTTAAACGCATCACAGGCGTATGTACGAACAAAGGTGAGGTGAAAGCTGAGTGGGTGGTGCTCGCTGGCAATATGTGGATGAGGCAGTTGGCGATGACTATCGGTGTCGATGTGCCGCTTTATCCCTGCGAGCACCACTATGTGATCACCAAGCCTATCGAGGGAGTGACAAGGAACAGTCCTTGTACGCGCGACCCCAATGCTGGTCTGTACTTCCGTGCTCTTGATGATGGCGGATTGAAATTAGGCGCCTTCAAGAAAAGGTCAAAGCCCTGGCAGGTGGGAGACAAGGTGCCGAGCCAGTTTGCTTTTGATTTGTTAGAGCCAGATTGGCCTGATTTTGAGGAGCCGTTTGCTGACCACATGCATCGCCTCAAGGGGATTTCCAGAGAGGATGTCGTGAAGTTTGTGAATGGCCCCGAGGCGTTTACAGCGGATAATAATTTTATCATGGGTGAGCCATTCGGTACTGAGGGACTTTTTGTCTTGGGTGGCTGGAACTCTGCGGGGATTGCCTGTTCTGCCGGTGCCGCCAAGTATGCAGTCGAGTGGATCGAGAATGGCGGAATGACCATGGATCTGGGGAGTGTGGATATCAGGCGCTTCATGCCGTTCCAGAACGGGAGAAAATATCTTCAGGAACGTGTGAGCGAAGTCCTGGGCCTCCACTATCAGATGGCATGGCCTGGTCGTCAGATGGAAACGGCGAGAAACGTACGCCATAGTGCCTTTTATGAGAAGCATAAGTCCCTGAATGCCTGCTTTGGTGAGACTGCAGGCTGGGAGAGGCCATTATTCTATGCTCCAGTGGATGAGAAAGCGGAGATTGAGTATTCTTTCTTACGCCAGAACTGGCAGAAGTGGACCGCGGAAGAGGTTAAATCCTGTCGTGAGAGTGTAGCATTGTTAGACCAATCGACCTTTGCCAAGTATCTATTCCAAGGCAGGGATGTGGTTGGGATTCTTCAGTGGCTTTGTGGTGCCAATGTTGATGTCGAAGTCTGTAAGACGGTGTATACGGGGATGTTCAATGAGCGGGGGACCTTTGAGAGTGACCTGACATTGGTTCGTCTTGCTGAAGATTCATATTACATCGTCACCGCTACGGGACAGCAGCGCAAAGACTTCGATTGGATCACACGGCATATTCCTGAGGGTTCTCAGGCTCAGCTGACGGATGTCACCGAGCAATGGAGTGTGGTGTCAGTGATGGGGCCGAACAGCCGAAAGGTCTTGGAAAGGCTGAGTACAGCGGATTTTAGCAATGAGGCATTTCCATTTGGTGTCTCCCGAGAGATTCATGTTGGTATTCATCAGGTGAGGGCGATTCGTCTCACTTACGTTGGTGAGCTAGGTTGGGAATTACACGTGCCAGTGGCCCAGGCATCGTATGTCTGGGACGAGCTCATGCAAGCTGGCCGGGAATTCGGCATAAAGCCTGCCGGGAATAATGCGATCAGTACCATGCGCATAGAAAAAGCGTACCGTGCATATGGCCATGAACTCTCACCAGATGAGACCCCACTGATGGCAGGACTGAGCTTTGCGATCGACTGGGATACGGATTTCTTGGGGAAAGAGGCTTTGCTGCAAGCGAAGGAAAAGGAGCTCAGCAAGCGCTTGGTGAACTTTGTCCTGGATGATGATAGTGCAGTGCTTTGGGGGAATGAGCCGATTTATTGGGGTGAGCACTTGGTGGGCTACACTACGAGTGCTGCCTATAGCCCCACCCTAGGACGTTCTATCGCCATGGGCTACGTGAGTCATCCTCAGGGCTCTGCGATCAAGGCGTCTGATCTGAAGGGTGCTGATTTTAGTATTCTCAATTTAGGGGTGAAATACCCAGCAAAGGCATCACTTTCACCCGCATACGACCCCAAGAGACTTAAGGTGCTTGGTTAG
- a CDS encoding stage II sporulation protein M: MKVKDFEQKHIQKWNHYEATVAALEKGQKNVADVEEVPKMLRERCNELALARHRMYSVPMCEYLNQQVIRGHKLTVRNSGGFTEKILRFFAVGFPQSIRNEWKLFVLCWLVFLIPLFGMWASIHYDIDWVRSILGSSGMESMDEMYGKDARPLSEGRGETGADFLMFSHYVNNNIGIDFQIVAGGVLAGVGSLFILLMNGLGIGGAMAYVMEYGDPVRFFSFVSGHAPYELTGMVVAGMAGMRIGLGILNPGRMTRGRALLESGKKGLPLVYGAFALTFLAACVEGFWSAGPASSTIKYWVGFAGWAALAYYFIFAGRGKRAA; the protein is encoded by the coding sequence ATGAAGGTCAAGGATTTCGAGCAAAAGCATATCCAGAAATGGAACCACTACGAGGCTACGGTTGCAGCTCTGGAGAAAGGGCAGAAGAATGTGGCTGACGTAGAGGAGGTTCCTAAGATGCTTCGTGAGCGTTGTAACGAACTCGCTCTGGCTCGTCACCGCATGTACAGCGTGCCCATGTGCGAGTATCTGAATCAACAAGTGATCCGCGGGCATAAATTGACGGTTAGAAACAGTGGTGGGTTTACTGAAAAAATACTGCGCTTTTTCGCCGTTGGATTTCCACAGTCCATCCGGAATGAATGGAAATTGTTTGTACTGTGCTGGTTGGTTTTCCTGATCCCTTTGTTTGGGATGTGGGCCTCCATCCATTATGATATCGATTGGGTTCGTAGCATTCTGGGTAGCTCAGGAATGGAAAGCATGGACGAAATGTACGGCAAAGACGCTCGCCCTTTGTCTGAGGGACGAGGTGAAACCGGGGCCGATTTCTTGATGTTTTCTCACTACGTGAATAATAACATCGGTATTGATTTTCAAATTGTAGCTGGCGGGGTCTTGGCCGGGGTAGGGAGTTTGTTTATTCTCTTGATGAATGGTCTCGGGATCGGTGGGGCAATGGCTTATGTGATGGAGTATGGAGATCCAGTGCGCTTTTTTAGTTTTGTTTCAGGGCATGCTCCTTATGAGCTGACAGGTATGGTTGTCGCAGGGATGGCTGGCATGCGCATTGGCTTAGGGATTCTCAATCCAGGGAGAATGACTCGTGGACGTGCTTTGTTAGAGAGTGGTAAGAAGGGCCTTCCTTTGGTTTATGGAGCCTTTGCTCTGACCTTTCTTGCCGCCTGTGTGGAGGGATTTTGGTCTGCCGGTCCAGCGTCCAGCACGATCAAGTACTGGGTTGGTTTTGCGGGGTGGGCCGCCCTAGCGTACTACTTTATTTTTGCGGGAAGGGGGAAACGTGCGGCTTGA
- a CDS encoding DUF4129 domain-containing protein: MRLEDVTAEIRPRGRWESIDLGCALVRENFGKVLMSWIVTVVPLWFLVISVYQLWPWPEGRPWMALLTCWWLLPVCDRVPLFVISRALFGEDVKLREVFKAWPRMFFKRSIKLLTLERFSPGRGLAQPVLELEGLKGSAYRSRVNLLARNGGEGATQAILISWVLVLCSMFSAWFIYLSFMGLFGDNVEIEEFWVKHVLATEASFVPAYYIWVLLGLYLMSVTLIQPFFVGAGFAMYINSRTITEGWDIELAFKRMSERVSSSGLGIGSKIASLLIAGASFLMLGGNALSQEKNERLEKVVADERFTIHTEEYEDYVSDDHVDLPDGDIPDMSGFAVIGNLLFWVILGVAIAGIVWLIYQNRHVFSGGKSIASQVNAPSIKTVMGMEVTLESLPDDVVKAAHEAWRLGEHQKALSLLYRGSIAWLVNYGQVQIGEGDTERDCELAVEKAQAGDKARYFSRLTIAWVRLAYGKIKPSEDEFHSLCRDWMFSSKPVERLGAA, encoded by the coding sequence GTGCGGCTTGAGGATGTAACGGCTGAGATTCGTCCACGCGGACGCTGGGAGTCGATCGACTTAGGCTGTGCTCTGGTCCGTGAGAATTTCGGTAAGGTGCTCATGTCATGGATTGTGACGGTGGTGCCCTTGTGGTTTTTGGTGATTAGCGTCTATCAGCTCTGGCCATGGCCGGAAGGTAGGCCATGGATGGCTCTACTTACCTGCTGGTGGTTATTACCGGTATGTGATCGCGTACCTTTGTTCGTGATCAGCCGTGCCCTGTTTGGCGAGGATGTGAAGTTGCGTGAGGTCTTCAAGGCCTGGCCTCGCATGTTTTTTAAAAGATCGATCAAGCTTCTGACTCTGGAGCGTTTCTCACCCGGGCGCGGGTTGGCCCAGCCAGTGCTCGAGCTTGAAGGGCTCAAGGGATCTGCCTATAGGAGCCGAGTCAATCTGCTAGCCAGAAATGGCGGTGAGGGTGCCACTCAGGCAATTCTGATTAGTTGGGTACTTGTCTTATGTTCGATGTTTTCGGCCTGGTTTATCTATCTGAGCTTCATGGGCTTGTTTGGAGACAATGTAGAGATTGAAGAATTCTGGGTGAAACATGTCTTGGCTACCGAGGCCTCATTTGTACCAGCCTACTATATATGGGTTTTACTAGGTTTGTATCTGATGTCGGTGACTTTGATTCAGCCATTCTTTGTAGGAGCAGGCTTTGCCATGTACATCAATAGCCGGACGATCACTGAAGGGTGGGATATCGAGCTGGCTTTCAAGCGAATGAGCGAGAGGGTTTCCTCAAGCGGGTTGGGAATTGGTAGCAAGATTGCTTCTTTGCTGATTGCTGGTGCCAGTTTCTTGATGCTCGGTGGAAATGCTCTCAGCCAGGAGAAGAATGAGCGCCTCGAGAAGGTGGTGGCTGATGAGAGGTTTACGATTCATACTGAGGAGTATGAAGATTACGTGAGCGATGATCATGTAGACTTACCGGATGGTGACATTCCAGATATGAGTGGGTTTGCTGTCATTGGGAATCTATTATTTTGGGTGATTCTTGGAGTAGCGATAGCTGGCATCGTCTGGCTGATTTACCAAAATAGGCACGTGTTCTCAGGTGGGAAGTCCATAGCAAGTCAGGTAAATGCCCCAAGCATCAAGACAGTAATGGGAATGGAAGTCACTTTGGAGAGTCTTCCGGATGACGTGGTCAAAGCCGCCCACGAAGCCTGGAGGCTGGGTGAGCATCAGAAGGCATTGAGCCTGCTATATCGCGGTTCCATTGCTTGGTTGGTGAACTATGGGCAAGTCCAGATCGGAGAAGGGGATACTGAGCGCGATTGTGAGTTGGCCGTGGAGAAAGCACAGGCTGGCGATAAGGCGAGGTATTTTAGTCGCCTGACGATTGCTTGGGTGAGGTTGGCCTACGGCAAGATCAAGCCCAGTGAGGATGAATTTCATAGCTTGTGCCGCGATTGGATGTTCAGCAGTAAACCAGTAGAAAGGCTGGGTGCTGCGTGA